A genomic segment from Prosthecobacter fusiformis encodes:
- a CDS encoding transposase, whose protein sequence is AFGRAREVAAFAGLTPALSQSGTSVNRRGHMTKEGSAILRKMLYMAALQAVKRATNAFHASYQAFVERGKPKMCALGAIMHKIIRVAFGVLKHDTPFVKNFAKLEA, encoded by the coding sequence CGCCTTTGGCCGAGCTCGCGAGGTGGCCGCCTTTGCCGGACTGACACCTGCCTTGAGCCAGTCAGGCACGAGTGTGAACCGGCGCGGGCACATGACCAAAGAGGGCAGCGCCATACTGCGCAAGATGCTTTACATGGCAGCGCTGCAAGCGGTGAAACGCGCCACCAATGCCTTCCATGCCAGCTACCAAGCCTTTGTGGAGCGCGGCAAGCCGAAGATGTGCGCCCTAGGAGCCATCATGCACAAAATCATCCGGGTCGCCTTTGGCGTGCTCAAACACGACACGCCATTTGTCAAAAACTTCGCCAAACTGGAAGCCTGA
- a CDS encoding tetratricopeptide repeat protein, giving the protein MRYVLSLVSVLAFTLQLTGQAPPPAAPAAPAGALNIQQETEALMAEALRFFQEAKYPEALKKIEQVKTNLNNKPFAQVLFVEGASYFNLEEYDKAIAVLEDYIKNFGDGEYISAVKMALGRSYINKGDADKGISVLKEVVSQSPDMKSEAGLFVAEALKKQDKVDEALSVLKSVLEGGIRSSEAIQAAMMAADLHVAKGELDEAGALMEKVKGFATGGDNVAQMNNIYLRLGDQMLEKKSFREALGAYQFVRRKNEITRMQKDVIAKIEQSLKTPGRGPIKGTKEELEEKLKSNNTLLAEIEQRSDYDASLYYRLGRCYFEMGRFWEALLAFDVIVNDFKEFPQRDRCVFGMIIANAQLKRVKSARELCERYINDFPDGADLGTVSEMFGMLAYENGKLQEAADAFNKAEGFPKSDRERLRFLRGNVLFEMQRFDDARTTFELLINEFPQSAYKDDALYRIALIYFYQNDSVNTTKALKNYMKENPKGQYVVDARYRLAFIKFQARDVDNAMLDLQAIIKDAPNDPNIGQVHSLLGDAYNQKGEYEKALENFALGVTKAKSDDVLSYAMDQATDLYAGTGKWKELGDMWQKYMNTHKDNEEQELKAVLWISRARVKENKLDEAKKLLADATRPKISNPSNQQVEGLIQQLVSLVAPKRRRPVTTEGAPAPEPELTHEQVATQLEELLTPPQAAQNGTSQMRILFAKAWLAKVMREPVKAEKLFAVIIDVAKPEDLSAMLLATVGDNARTKGDLDKAAACYNRLNEFFKETEYADGAAVGLAEIAYSKGEYDKALELFTSAIEEYSASSRLLDATLGKAKTLFQLKKYDEAKALYVQILNTKEWRGEAHATSLFMQGEIEFANQKWGEAIPFYQRVFIAHQKWKSIMAQSYLQCARAFLKRNGPAEPPNKYPDRENAKLLLIEMVKRTDLKDLPEMKQAELELSKL; this is encoded by the coding sequence ATGCGTTACGTTCTTAGCCTAGTTTCAGTTCTTGCCTTCACCCTCCAGCTCACCGGGCAGGCCCCGCCGCCTGCTGCCCCGGCTGCACCCGCTGGCGCATTGAACATCCAGCAGGAAACGGAAGCTCTCATGGCTGAGGCTCTGCGCTTTTTCCAAGAGGCCAAATACCCCGAGGCGCTCAAAAAGATCGAGCAGGTAAAGACCAACCTCAATAACAAGCCCTTCGCTCAAGTCCTCTTCGTGGAAGGCGCTTCCTACTTCAATCTGGAAGAATACGACAAGGCCATTGCCGTCCTGGAGGACTACATCAAAAACTTCGGCGATGGCGAATACATCAGCGCTGTCAAAATGGCCCTTGGCCGCAGCTACATCAATAAAGGCGATGCCGACAAAGGCATCTCCGTCTTAAAAGAAGTCGTCTCCCAGTCCCCCGACATGAAGTCTGAGGCAGGCCTGTTCGTGGCTGAAGCACTCAAAAAGCAGGATAAGGTGGATGAAGCCCTCTCCGTGCTGAAATCCGTCCTTGAAGGCGGCATCCGCAGTTCGGAGGCCATCCAGGCCGCCATGATGGCCGCAGACCTTCACGTCGCCAAAGGTGAGCTGGATGAGGCCGGTGCCCTCATGGAAAAAGTGAAAGGTTTCGCCACCGGCGGTGACAACGTCGCCCAGATGAACAACATCTACCTCCGCCTCGGGGATCAGATGCTGGAGAAAAAAAGCTTCCGCGAGGCCCTCGGTGCCTACCAGTTCGTCCGCCGCAAGAATGAGATCACCCGCATGCAGAAGGACGTGATCGCCAAGATCGAGCAGAGCCTCAAAACCCCAGGCCGTGGCCCCATCAAAGGCACCAAGGAAGAGCTCGAGGAAAAGCTCAAATCCAATAACACCCTCCTGGCGGAAATTGAGCAGCGCAGCGACTACGATGCCTCCCTTTATTACCGCCTGGGCCGTTGTTATTTCGAAATGGGCCGCTTCTGGGAGGCCCTCCTCGCTTTCGATGTCATCGTCAATGACTTCAAAGAATTCCCCCAGCGTGACCGCTGCGTCTTTGGCATGATCATCGCCAATGCCCAGCTCAAGCGCGTCAAGTCCGCTCGTGAGCTCTGTGAGCGTTACATCAATGATTTCCCGGATGGGGCGGATCTCGGCACCGTTTCGGAAATGTTCGGCATGCTCGCCTATGAAAATGGCAAGCTCCAGGAGGCTGCCGATGCCTTCAATAAAGCCGAAGGATTCCCTAAATCCGACCGGGAACGCCTGCGCTTCCTTCGCGGGAACGTGCTCTTTGAAATGCAGCGTTTCGACGACGCCCGCACCACCTTTGAACTCCTCATCAATGAGTTCCCTCAGTCCGCCTATAAAGATGATGCCCTCTACCGCATCGCCCTCATCTACTTCTACCAGAACGATTCCGTCAATACCACGAAGGCGCTGAAGAACTACATGAAGGAAAACCCGAAAGGGCAGTACGTCGTGGATGCACGCTACCGCCTAGCCTTCATTAAATTCCAGGCCCGCGATGTGGACAATGCCATGCTGGACCTCCAGGCCATCATCAAAGATGCGCCGAATGATCCCAACATCGGCCAGGTGCACAGTTTGTTAGGGGATGCCTATAACCAAAAAGGCGAATATGAAAAAGCCCTGGAAAACTTCGCCCTCGGCGTGACCAAGGCTAAGTCTGACGATGTCCTCAGTTATGCCATGGACCAGGCCACCGACCTCTATGCCGGGACCGGCAAGTGGAAAGAGCTGGGAGACATGTGGCAGAAATACATGAATACCCACAAGGACAACGAAGAGCAGGAGCTCAAAGCTGTCCTATGGATCTCCCGCGCCCGGGTGAAGGAAAACAAACTGGACGAAGCCAAAAAGCTTCTCGCTGACGCCACCCGCCCAAAAATTTCCAATCCTTCCAATCAGCAGGTGGAAGGTCTCATTCAGCAGCTCGTCAGCCTTGTCGCTCCTAAACGCCGCCGTCCAGTGACCACCGAAGGCGCACCGGCACCGGAGCCTGAGCTCACCCATGAGCAGGTAGCCACTCAGCTTGAGGAGTTGCTCACCCCGCCTCAGGCCGCCCAGAATGGCACCTCCCAGATGCGCATCCTCTTTGCCAAGGCCTGGCTCGCCAAGGTCATGCGTGAACCCGTGAAAGCGGAAAAACTCTTCGCGGTCATCATTGACGTCGCCAAGCCGGAAGACCTCAGCGCCATGCTCCTCGCCACCGTTGGCGACAATGCCCGCACCAAAGGCGACCTGGATAAAGCCGCCGCTTGCTACAACCGCCTCAACGAATTCTTCAAGGAAACCGAATACGCGGATGGTGCCGCAGTCGGCTTGGCAGAAATCGCCTACTCAAAGGGAGAATACGACAAGGCTCTGGAGCTCTTCACTTCAGCCATTGAAGAATACTCCGCCAGCTCCCGTCTCCTGGATGCCACACTGGGCAAGGCCAAGACCCTCTTCCAGCTCAAGAAGTATGACGAGGCCAAGGCGCTTTACGTGCAGATCCTCAATACCAAGGAGTGGCGCGGTGAAGCCCATGCCACCTCACTGTTCATGCAGGGGGAGATCGAATTCGCCAACCAGAAATGGGGAGAAGCCATCCCCTTCTATCAGCGTGTCTTCATCGCCCATCAAAAGTGGAAGTCCATCATGGCCCAGTCTTACCTCCAGTGCGCCCGTGCATTCCTCAAGCGCAACGGACCTGCTGAGCCGCCTAACAAATACCCGGACCGGGAAAACGCCAAGCTCCTGCTCATTGAAATGGTCAAGCGCACAGACCTCAAAGACCTGCCTGAAATGAAGCAGGCTGAGCTGGAACTCTCCAAGCTGTAA
- a CDS encoding tetratricopeptide repeat protein, which translates to MLRYTFCILASFLFCGAAFGQAIVLKDGTRVPDTEFTMDGDKIVRTLKIAGSSATTVLPWQNVAYLDWPEPPELLEAKSLMAQAKADEALAMLKKSLDFFQKFEKIEGNWYQQVFFAYVETLSQAGKFEDTIKLLPLLRTLPLTAAQKMTLRIIQLDIDRQTSTEYTSIMAEAEGILADTDDSAVGASIWIIIADIHAKKKEWEKALMAYLRIPVFYGTQMQRVPDAELKAGQMLVKMKRYEDAQAIFSRIADSYKGSAIADTAAKEKAAINGMKNEPEEEPEAPAQKS; encoded by the coding sequence ATGTTGCGTTACACCTTTTGCATCCTGGCCTCCTTCCTCTTTTGCGGGGCCGCTTTTGGCCAGGCCATCGTTCTCAAAGACGGCACCCGCGTTCCGGATACGGAATTCACCATGGATGGGGACAAAATTGTCCGCACCCTCAAGATCGCCGGCAGTTCCGCCACCACGGTGCTCCCTTGGCAGAACGTCGCTTACCTCGACTGGCCTGAACCCCCGGAACTCCTGGAAGCCAAGTCCCTCATGGCCCAGGCCAAGGCGGACGAAGCACTCGCCATGCTCAAGAAGTCCCTCGATTTTTTCCAGAAGTTTGAAAAGATCGAAGGCAACTGGTACCAGCAGGTCTTCTTTGCGTATGTCGAAACACTCAGCCAGGCTGGCAAGTTTGAAGACACCATCAAACTTCTCCCGTTGCTGAGAACCCTGCCTCTCACCGCTGCCCAGAAGATGACGCTTCGCATCATCCAGTTGGACATCGACCGCCAGACCTCCACGGAATACACCTCCATCATGGCTGAGGCTGAAGGCATCCTGGCTGATACGGACGACTCCGCTGTCGGCGCTTCCATCTGGATCATCATCGCTGACATTCATGCCAAAAAGAAGGAGTGGGAAAAAGCCCTCATGGCCTACCTGCGCATTCCCGTTTTCTACGGTACTCAGATGCAACGTGTGCCGGATGCCGAACTCAAGGCCGGTCAAATGCTTGTGAAAATGAAACGTTATGAAGACGCCCAGGCCATCTTCAGCCGCATTGCAGATTCCTACAAAGGCTCCGCCATCGCCGATACCGCAGCCAAAGAAAAGGCCGCCATCAATGGCATGAAAAACGAGCCTGAAGAGGAACCTGAAGCCCCTGCTCAAAAAAGCTGA
- a CDS encoding MotA/TolQ/ExbB proton channel family protein — MHTSTPPSMIQKIVRGFVRLSACALLVGGTFLMTSGLQAQDAAPAAEASAAPVVHQHTLMDRFHEGGWIMYPLLLCSIALVWLTVDLWMRTSIKSMAPPSQVTQVQDLFRAGDYVGAYQFCRSNNSYFADITRVGLSFVGEGQEAVEAALFSELNKTNSIVQTRINYLSVLGVCTPMIGLVGTVTGMMSAFATLGTSGVGDPSKLSAAIGEVLVATASGLAVAVPAFMIFYFLRNRLQVSMHGMQEIVSSLFRKMPYEHLKDAQVGEEEFYAAVPNWVTGNGEVQAVAVAVG; from the coding sequence ATGCACACCAGCACCCCTCCCTCCATGATCCAGAAAATCGTCCGTGGTTTCGTCCGCCTCAGCGCCTGCGCGCTCCTCGTCGGCGGGACTTTCCTTATGACTTCGGGCCTTCAGGCTCAGGACGCCGCACCTGCCGCTGAAGCTTCTGCTGCTCCTGTCGTCCACCAGCATACGCTCATGGACCGTTTTCATGAAGGCGGCTGGATCATGTATCCCCTCCTGCTTTGCTCCATCGCCCTCGTTTGGCTCACGGTGGATCTCTGGATGCGCACCAGCATCAAGAGCATGGCTCCTCCTTCCCAGGTGACTCAGGTGCAGGATCTCTTCCGCGCTGGCGATTACGTTGGTGCTTATCAGTTCTGCCGCAGCAACAACTCCTACTTCGCGGACATCACCCGCGTCGGCCTCAGCTTCGTCGGTGAAGGCCAGGAAGCTGTGGAAGCAGCTCTCTTTTCTGAGCTGAACAAAACCAATTCCATCGTTCAGACCCGCATCAACTATCTCTCCGTGCTCGGCGTCTGCACCCCCATGATCGGTCTTGTCGGCACCGTGACCGGGATGATGAGCGCTTTCGCCACCCTGGGCACCAGCGGTGTGGGTGATCCTTCCAAGCTCTCCGCGGCTATCGGTGAGGTGCTTGTGGCTACTGCTTCCGGTCTCGCCGTCGCCGTGCCTGCGTTCATGATCTTCTACTTCCTGCGTAACCGTCTCCAGGTCTCCATGCACGGCATGCAGGAAATCGTTTCCTCCCTCTTCCGCAAGATGCCTTACGAGCACCTCAAGGACGCTCAAGTGGGTGAAGAAGAATTCTATGCTGCCGTGCCTAACTGGGTCACTGGCAATGGTGAAGTCCAGGCTGTCGCCGTTGCTGTCGGCTGA
- a CDS encoding ExbD/TolR family protein, protein MAGGGGSTESGEPEFQIAPMIDVLLVLLIFFMSITSAQVLEIDKDIKLPVAADAKKKDKNAMFETAINVRWIAAKQQSIIKLDSQELDNEAIVNTLTQFKNANAAHRVIIRGDRDVPAVEIQKVMALIAQSGIDDISFSTLNQDG, encoded by the coding sequence ATGGCAGGAGGAGGCGGAAGTACCGAAAGCGGAGAACCGGAGTTTCAAATTGCTCCGATGATTGATGTGCTGTTGGTGCTGCTCATTTTCTTTATGAGCATCACCTCGGCGCAGGTGTTGGAGATTGATAAGGACATCAAGCTGCCGGTCGCAGCGGACGCCAAGAAGAAGGATAAGAACGCCATGTTCGAGACCGCCATCAACGTCCGTTGGATCGCGGCCAAGCAGCAGTCCATCATCAAGCTCGACAGTCAGGAATTGGATAACGAAGCAATCGTCAACACCCTGACCCAGTTCAAAAATGCCAACGCCGCCCATCGCGTCATCATTCGTGGTGACCGCGACGTGCCGGCTGTAGAAATTCAGAAAGTCATGGCCCTCATTGCCCAGTCAGGCATTGATGACATCTCTTTCTCAACCCTCAATCAAGACGGCTGA
- a CDS encoding ExbD/TolR family protein, with translation MAHNKKHRHIEAEQVNMGFQIAPMIDVVFVIMLFFMVMAGAVKVERELKTQLPGLGTPALSDDNTPPDEILVTVEETGIVTLNEEEFDSPTDKVLPNFTNTLMRLKQEADHRNAKVMVTIQAEEQARYERVIDVLNSMAKAKIANVTFTVGGDEF, from the coding sequence ATGGCTCATAACAAAAAACATCGCCACATTGAGGCGGAGCAAGTCAACATGGGCTTTCAGATCGCACCCATGATTGACGTCGTCTTCGTCATCATGCTCTTCTTCATGGTCATGGCCGGTGCGGTGAAGGTAGAACGTGAACTGAAGACCCAGCTCCCAGGACTTGGCACTCCCGCGCTAAGTGATGACAATACCCCGCCTGATGAAATCCTCGTCACGGTGGAAGAAACCGGCATCGTCACTTTGAATGAGGAGGAATTCGATTCCCCCACAGACAAAGTGCTGCCGAATTTCACCAATACCCTCATGCGTCTCAAGCAGGAGGCTGATCATCGCAACGCCAAGGTCATGGTCACCATCCAGGCCGAAGAACAGGCACGCTATGAGCGCGTGATCGATGTGCTTAATTCCATGGCCAAGGCCAAAATCGCCAACGTCACATTCACGGTCGGTGGGGATGAATTCTAG
- a CDS encoding prenyltransferase/squalene oxidase repeat-containing protein codes for MSATPPPPSPGGPPSPSDLSATQPLGPPPGATNPGNLGYPVQGNLGYPVQPNLGYPVQPGMVPPTQPLGYPTPSAASGPVPVAAVEEEEEEFMAVEAVGGEVFHPPALNHFEPARPSNPLIQAWRKVGGGSLALSIAIHVGILVVGGAIVVSTQMIQKQVDFLPGGGTQQGAEASAEMQHKVQQKKRTTLNKSMPMKKIVSTSQTSAVTLPDAPPDILDVPDVGAMLGGGSLSGAGFGKAGAGGGFGTGMGMGSMQGFVSLPPSMKQRCSTSERLEKLRQNGGNAECERAVSASLEWLKGQQNEDGSWGQGGGKRNKAAMTGLALLCYLGRCETPDSPFYGDNVMRAIMYLVELSKKNEHGAITEDFKGNSGAYEHGIATYALGEMYTLARLGSKQLPGMREAFEKGVQLIIKTQNKADAKNAEGSWDYYTKNIAEGKPTSSREDLSVAGWQYQALKAAKFTGLKIPGLQSAIDKTCDYIERTQTKDGGFGKANRDAHYNQWSLTGVGSLGLQTLGKGRTASIKKGIGFLRSFITAEPLDWNKNCNLYCWYYYTQTFFQAGGEDWKFYNEQFLPQILAAQQPDGSFKKGRPNWPSGDAPDPVYRQVLCTLQLEVYYRYLKVGDRDEESFFDRQ; via the coding sequence ATGTCTGCCACGCCTCCCCCGCCTAGTCCCGGTGGCCCACCTTCGCCATCGGATCTTAGTGCCACCCAGCCCCTGGGTCCACCACCCGGGGCCACCAACCCTGGCAACCTGGGCTACCCGGTGCAGGGGAATTTGGGTTATCCAGTGCAGCCGAATCTGGGCTATCCCGTCCAGCCCGGCATGGTGCCTCCTACGCAGCCGTTGGGTTATCCCACTCCGTCCGCAGCTTCAGGCCCGGTGCCCGTCGCCGCCGTGGAGGAAGAGGAAGAAGAATTCATGGCCGTGGAAGCCGTGGGCGGAGAAGTATTCCATCCGCCAGCGCTCAATCATTTTGAACCGGCAAGACCCTCCAATCCTCTGATCCAGGCTTGGCGCAAGGTCGGCGGCGGTTCCCTGGCGCTGAGCATCGCCATCCACGTCGGCATCCTGGTTGTCGGCGGGGCCATCGTGGTCAGCACGCAGATGATCCAGAAGCAGGTGGACTTCTTACCCGGTGGCGGCACTCAGCAAGGGGCGGAAGCCTCTGCCGAGATGCAGCACAAGGTACAGCAGAAGAAGCGCACCACGCTGAACAAATCCATGCCGATGAAGAAGATCGTCAGCACCAGCCAGACTTCGGCGGTGACACTGCCGGACGCTCCGCCGGACATCCTGGATGTGCCGGATGTAGGCGCGATGCTGGGCGGCGGCAGCCTCAGTGGTGCAGGATTCGGCAAAGCCGGGGCCGGGGGTGGTTTCGGCACGGGGATGGGCATGGGCAGCATGCAGGGATTCGTCAGCCTGCCGCCTTCCATGAAACAGCGTTGCTCCACCTCGGAGCGCCTGGAAAAATTACGTCAAAACGGCGGCAATGCCGAATGTGAGCGTGCGGTATCCGCCTCCCTGGAATGGCTGAAGGGCCAGCAGAATGAAGATGGCTCCTGGGGGCAGGGCGGGGGTAAAAGGAATAAAGCGGCCATGACTGGCCTGGCTCTGCTCTGCTATCTGGGCCGCTGCGAAACGCCAGACTCTCCTTTCTATGGGGACAACGTCATGCGTGCCATCATGTATCTGGTGGAGCTTTCCAAAAAGAACGAGCACGGTGCCATCACCGAAGACTTCAAAGGCAACTCCGGTGCCTATGAGCACGGCATCGCCACCTATGCGCTGGGGGAGATGTATACCCTGGCCCGTCTCGGCAGCAAACAGCTCCCCGGTATGCGTGAAGCCTTCGAAAAAGGTGTCCAGCTCATCATCAAGACCCAGAATAAAGCCGATGCCAAAAACGCCGAAGGCTCCTGGGACTACTATACCAAGAACATCGCTGAGGGTAAGCCCACCTCTTCTCGCGAAGACCTTTCTGTCGCTGGCTGGCAATACCAGGCCCTGAAAGCCGCCAAGTTCACCGGTCTCAAAATCCCGGGTCTCCAGAGCGCCATCGACAAGACTTGTGACTATATCGAGCGTACCCAGACCAAGGACGGCGGTTTTGGCAAAGCCAACCGAGATGCTCATTACAATCAATGGAGCCTCACCGGAGTCGGTTCACTGGGCCTGCAAACCCTCGGTAAAGGCCGCACCGCCTCCATCAAGAAAGGCATCGGATTCCTGCGCAGTTTCATCACCGCCGAGCCGCTGGACTGGAATAAGAACTGCAATCTCTACTGCTGGTATTATTACACCCAGACCTTCTTCCAAGCAGGGGGTGAAGACTGGAAGTTCTACAACGAGCAGTTCCTCCCCCAGATCCTCGCCGCCCAGCAGCCGGATGGCAGCTTCAAAAAAGGCCGCCCTAACTGGCCTTCCGGTGACGCCCCGGATCCCGTCTATCGTCAGGTTCTTTGCACCCTTCAGCTTGAAGTCTATTATCGTTATCTGAAGGTCGGCGACCGTGACGAAGAAAGCTTCTTTGACCGCCAGTAA